The genomic segment AATGAGCCTTCTGCAGGCGTTTCTTGTAGACCACAGGACTACCGCAATACCAAAATGCTTGCATATATCGACCAATCAAGTTTGACCATTTTCGTGCAAATTGTTGAGAAATTGGCTCATACTTTGGAGCTGTTTTCGCGCGAGTTTGTAAGTTGGCGTTGTAAATCATGCCAGCCACAATACAAATTTCAAGGCTCATCAAAGTGATTTTTTAGGCGCTCTGGGGTCAGGATACGATGGAATAAAAATGCTGGTCTCTCAAAAAGTAGTTGAAATTGATGTTCTTGACATCGAACcattagtccagtcaatctagtgttttaccaaaaagtaattgcaacacaagTAATTTCGAAAGGGAACATTGCGAAAATTTCTATAAAAGTTTTCGccattttatcatattttatcaaatagaTATAAACTGAGATTGTACAAGCGTAATATCGATTGAATATATTATTCAGAATATTTGTTACAAAGTTGAATGAATTTCTGTAAAAACAGACTTTTTTTACTCCTCATATTTTCTTTCGCCTTACGACAGGGTAcacaacaacaataagaaaacaaaagaacacGCACATCTTCGAGCAAAACTCTCGTGATTTgctaatcccccccccccccccccaccctcaccccataccccctccctccccccttaaaTAATCTCCCGGTTTTTCAAGTCTGGGGGTTGGCAGGTATGTTATAGATAACTATAGATAAtagtgtaactctgaggctcagcttagggaaagggaaggtcAGTGGGTCAGTAAGATAtataaattcttttttttccataatcgcgctattctagaatgTGAgattttttgtcagttgtaatgttttggtgtctcgcgccactattctgatgtaagtAAGCTTGTAACgtttcaccttcttcagtctgccctgaagaagtcttattaaagacgaaaatttggcagagttgaattccagtttttggtgtattgtattcattcttcagGTTCACAAACACGACTATTTATAAAGGGGTGACTGGTTTATAATGCCATtgaaaaataccatttccccAGAAAACAGGCCTCTGTAAACAGGTTGTCTGTTTCGGCAGCTATCAATGAGATTACTAGAATGGAATCTGTAAAGTTTGATACTAATGATGGTGGTCTAGAAATTGTGCTAATCATCTCCTGTCTCAATTTTAGTCTGTAGATAAAATAATCCAAAGAGATTTTTTCCCTGAGCTTTCCAAGCTGAGAGCACAACATGAGTACCTTGACGCTGTGGAACACAATGATACAGAGCGGCTCCGTGAGATATCATCACGGTACCAGTCCAACCAAACTCCACATCTTGGTGAGTTTACAATATTACAATAACATTTTCAGCACAATACAAATTTTGATATTTCTATGACGTAGTTTTCGAATACAATGTCCTTTTTTAATTCGACTAGAATGCCCTTTTTCAATTTGAATTTGATTTCCTTTTTCAATTGACTACAATGTCCTTTTCAATTCAACTAGGATGTCCTTTTTCAATTGACTACAATGTCCTTTTCAATTCAACTAGGATGTCCTTTTTCAATTGACTACAATGTCCTTTTTAATTCAACTAGGATGTCCTTTTTCAATTGACTACAATGTCCTTTTCAATTCAACTAGGATGTCCTTTTTCAATTGACTACAATGTCCTTCTCAATTCAActaggatgttttttttttcaattgacTACAATGTCCTTTTCAATTCAACAGGATgtcttttttcaatttgactatgatgttctttttcaattcaaCTAGGATGTCCTGTTTCAATTGACTACAATGTCCTTTTCAATTCAACTAGGATGTCCTTTTTTAATTGACTATAATGTCCTTATTAATTCAACTAGGATGTCCTTTTTCAATTGACTACAATGTCCTTTTCAATTCAACTAGGATGTCCTTATTCAATTGACTACAATGTCCTTTTCAATTCAACTAGGATGTCCTTTTTAAATTGACTATAATGTCCTTATTAATTCAACTAGGATGTCCTTTTTCAATTGACTAGGATGTCCTTTTCAATTCAACTAGGATGTCCTTTTTCAATTGACTACAATGTCCTTTTCAATTCAAAAGGATgtcttttttcaatttgacTATGATGTTCTTCTCAATTCAActaggatgttttttttttcaattgacTACAATGTCCTTATTAATTCAACTAGGATGTCCTTTTTCAATTGACTACAATGTCCTTTTCAATTCAACTAGGATGTCCTGTTTCAATTGACTACAATGTCCTTTTCAATTCAACTAGGATGTCCTTTTTCAATTGACTATAATGTCCTTATTAATTCAACTAGGATGTCCTTTTTCAATTGACTACAATGTCCTTTTCAATTCAACTAGGATGTCCTTTTTCAATTGACTACAATGTCCTTATTAATTCAACTAGGATGTCCTTTTTCAATTGACTACAATGTCCTTTTCAATTCAACTAGGATGTCCTGTTTCAATTGACTACAATGTCCTTTTCAATTCAACTAGGATGTCCTTTTTCAATTGACTATAATGTCCTTATTAATTCAACTAGGATGTCCTTTTTCAATTGACTACAATGTCCTTTTCAATTCAACTAGGATGTCCTTTTTCAATTGACTACAATGTCCTTTTCAATTCCAGGATgtcttttttcaatttgacTATgatgttcttttttaattcgACTCACAATGATATTAatgcttttgtttttatacTCTTCTTTTTACTAAATTAAGCTAATGACATTATACTCTAAATATAAATGCTATCTACTGTATGGAGTATTTCTTCTCTTATGAACTTTCCCAAATGTACAGTATGTAATTTAACTATTGCTCACCCAAGCAAGTTCTAGAAACTACTAAATGGCTTTTCATTTGTATTTGTCATACTACTTCCTAGAATACCTTTGAAATAGCCTGCTttagtaaaataaataatatcgCTTTCACAAACTATCTACAAAAATGTATCTTATTTACAAAGactttttcaacttttatAACAAATAATCTGAATCCTACTTTTAACAATACTAGACAGGGCCTCTGACAGGATGCGGAGATGCAGATCCGCAACCTAGCCATTTTCCACAACTTCCGCACCCTGAGCCGATTTTCCAAAATTTTGGTTCTTTCAAGAAATTAAGCAAAAAAGAAGCCTAAACTTAATTTGCAATGTATTCTTTCACGATATTGTTAATTGTTTTGAGTTCAAAACGTAAAGAAATGGGGAAAAAGCAGTTGTTTTTATACTTTCACGACGATGTCAATTCATAAGCTGTAAAATCTACCAGGCGTTTTAAGTATGTAGCTGACGTAGACTGAGTTCTAGCCCCATTTCACATTCctctttttcaaataaaacctCGCATATGTTGCCTCCCATTATCCACTGTAAACTAAAGCACATAATTAACACAAAAGAGATGTATATCACATTGCAGAGAAAGATTAGGATGTTTTTGCATCGTTGACGTTCCTGGAATCAGTTCCAGCAACGTGAGATTCCTGGTTACCACATACAATAGAGTTACCGTGGTTGCGAAGAAATTCCTTGATGCGAATTCATACTAGTGTAATACTAGTGTAAGTCCCAATTCATACATAGCGCTCCTGTCGTGCCAAATGTAATTGTTTGGATTCTGCACATGAACAGTTCGACGTCTGAATCAATTAAGTTCGGCATGGTGCTAAGCACAGCTACACCTGTCGTGCTGCACAGCAAAGCATGACACTGATTCAAACGTCGAGCTTCTGATGTGCCGAATCAAACAccatgtttgttttattttgtgcaaCAGAAACTAcactaaaaataaacttttactaCACGCAAATCTATTGAGCACGACTTATTTAGTGTGACGTCAATAGAAATAGGCAATTAGATTAGGCACGGCAGAAGCAACATTGAGATATCAGGCTCaacaaagacaagcaagagTGAGTAGAGGAAAAATGCAATTTCAAAGACATTTGTACATGCGTGAAATAACATGCTGTTCTCACGTACATACAGTATGTGATATTACACAACATTAACGGAGGGAAATTCGTGGTACTCAGCTTACTCTTCATTTTGCGTTGTTGTTTAACTAATATTGAGGATTTATTACGATATTGTAATATAGACTTTTGTAGACCGTATAGATTGTTCCAAATTTTGATATTTGTGTATTATATAGATAAAAATCAACGACTATCGTGTAATTAGATATGTCATATATCCTGTACCTGCAagtgagtaaaaaaaaaggttgatcaccccacaaaaaaaaacacttcccCACCCTCCTAAAATCTGTGAAATTTCGATTTTTGTCCGCAACTTTCTACCCAAAATTTCCACAAAATTTGAAGATTTTTTCCGCATCCGATCAGAGGTCCTAACTAGAGTTTACTACAATCAAATCACAGTTTTTAAATCTAATATTTTAAGGTCCTTTTTACTCATTTTCTATTTTAAGTCCTTCACAACAAGGGGTCTGCATAGAAAAGCTGAAATTGGTAAAATTGGTCAGCAGAAACTACACTGTTTTCCGTAAAACATTGCATTCTAACCCtctgttgatttatttttgaaaTGTATCATATAATTAATAGCAACAGTGctgaagaataaaaaaaatgacttaTTTAAAAGTCTAAGTTTTAAAgattgtttgttttgattcCTACAAAAGGACTGTATGTAGACAAAAGTATAATGTCATAGCTGGCTTTTATTCTGTATTGTACTAAGGTTTAGGTttcaaaatataacagtataGTCATATTTTCACAGAACAGTTAGCCAAAAAGTTAAATGATCAGCCATCAAATACCATTTTTCCCAGTGGCTCCATTCCATTTCTCTGTGTTCTTTTACTGCAACTTATACagtaattttcaataaataATAGTTAATTTTATGACTTTGAATACAGCAACTCCAGCCACTTTTGACACCCCTAGCACCATCCAAGGAACCCCTTTACGACAAGGCGAGGTGTCATCTATGCACAGAGAGCAACCGAACCAGTCACAAGAGGGTGATAAACGAACCAAAGACCCTTCAAACCTTCCACTGGACAAATTCTTAGCCAAGCACACAAGTGAGGATAATGCTTCATTTGAACAAATCATGGAGACGGCCAGGGAAAAACACCGAGAAAAATATGAGTGGCTTTATAAGAAAGAGGAGGAGCATTCAGAAATCCAGCAAGCAAGTTTAGCGCTTCCCTCAGGAAAGGAGGGAGAGCAACTTATGATTGAACAGCGACCAGCAATGGTCGAGACATGgacctacaaaaataaaaatgcacTTATGTATGTCCCTGAGGGTACAGAACACTCAGTGATTGAACAAATTGAAAAGAAGGCTAAGGGAACACAAGAGGTTATGCATGAAAATACTAGGTTTAGTAGAAACCCATTTCCTGACGCTAGTTGTAGTGGGATGCTGGCTGATGCGTCAGCAGCAAAGCTGGCTCAGCAGCAAGGCAAGATTGGAGTTGATGGGCAGGTGATTGCCCCATCAGAGACTCCAAAAGTCAATGGGTTTGGGTTTATTGCCACTCCCTCGCCTGCACCAGGTAAGAAAGTACCAACAGTTGTTGCCTTTTGCATCAAAATGTATCTATATAAGCAGTGAATTGACCCATTGACACTGAAAACCTTACAGTACCCCttccaacatcatcaccaggAACACTGTTACTGCCACCACACAGCACAAACAGTAGTGTAGATTAATGCTACCCTCTTGACCAACATCTTGTATCCCCTCACAAAATCCTCACCGTTACCACAAACCCTTTCCCCCACAACATCACAAACAGCCGCTAAACACACTATAAACACACTACAATCAGCACCACTACCTATCACTGTAGCTACACCAAAAAGACTAACACAAACTGCACTCCATTTTCCCTGGCACTGCAGTATTCATGTTATTTATCTTTACTTAACCAATTGTGTTACACTTTATAAAGATATGTGTTGAGAAACATGATTGTATACCTGCCAACTCTTCCAGTTTTCGCGGGAGACTCCCAGTTTTGAGACTTCAAACTTCCTATACATTTACTCTATTATACAGTCCTTGTATTTGAAACACAATCTCCCGGTTTTTTAGTTTTCAATGCTTTCAATGTTGGCAAGTATTGAATTGCGTTCTACTGTTAAAACTATTGCAATCGAACAGCATAGCTCTGAGTTAATGTTAATGTCAAATAACAAATGTAATAATGTAGTCTGAGGTTGTTTCTTTCTTATAGGTGTTGATGCCTCTCCATTGATGACATGGGGTAGTATTGATGGCACCCCTTTCCGCCTTGATGGGAGTGACACGCCCAAGCCTAGCACCCCGGGTCCTGGCTTCAGGATGCCAGAGCCCAAGCCTAGGGAGAAGCTTGGGCACGCCTTGGCGGAGAGAGTTAGCAGACAGCATCGGGACAAGAAACGGGACGCAAGGGCAAGGGCTGCAGCGATGATAGGGAGGTAACTAAAGGAAACTTTGAGAACCATGAAATTCTTCTTAGACAAATTAACTTCTCCTACAAGGGGAAATATCAATGTTTGTTCTAGAAACTGTACTGTATGTTGCCTACTGTATGTGTCAATTGGCACTCAGAGGGTAGGAATTTCACACATGGGTTGTCACCTGGCCATGGTATGAAGTAATGCTCCGTGTAAGAACTAGGCAACCTAACAGCATATGCACGCGTGTATATCAAAAATGCCTTTGTTAATATTTGaaatttgattggtcaagacaaaaaattacaaacataAGTTACACTTTAAACTAAATGctgcctaattttttttttgatatttGAGTTTTAGGATTTATTAGTATGTGTAATATGGCTTATTAGACAAATTTAACGTTGGGAACCTTGTGAAAATTATGTCAAGCAAAAACTATTGTTCTTTCTTCTTTTGATTGGTTTACAGAAAATCTCAGATAAGATATATTAGGGAGCACATGTTTCATGTAATTTCCTCAAAATCTCACTACATATATTCTATATCTTGTGCGTGTGTGTTTTAGCCGTAGGACAATGAGACTTTGCCTAGTTCTTGCATGGGTGATTACTTAAAAagtctgtcagccgccattttgtcatcttacTAGCATTATACCAAGTCTGGAAGAGCATCCATTTCTAATGGCTGATTCGTGGAAGGTTTTGCCATACTGTTTTCTACTCTTGACTCTGGTAAATGGAGCATTTTTATGGTTAATTTGAGATTTCATTACATACATTTGCTAAAAATATTTGATGAATAAGGCTGGTTAACTATGACAATCACACACCCCTTGGCCGCCAAAACTTGGCTCATTAAAGGATCATcaattacaatatttttttccatatgataatGTATGACTTCGAACCTCCCCTTAGCAAATCATGGGTACATGCATGGATGGATGGTATAAATGGTATGGATGGATGGTATCATACAACTGCCAAGAACAGGTTTTCAACCCTATTGATTTCATCATTAGGACCTTTCATTACCACTTACAATTTTCTAAATGCTGTCATATTTTGTTAATTTGCAGTAGCCAAGGTCAACCAAGCTCTGTAAAGAGACTGAACAGCATGTCTCCTGCAGCTCAGCTGTTGGCGTCCAAAAGATTGGGAATAAGAATGGGCACAGACAAGGCATTACAAGCAAGCTATACCCCTTCTCCTTCGCACAGGGGTGAAGCCACACCCAAGAGCACCCCAGGCCATTCAACACCTAGGACCCCTAAGACACCTGGCATGTCAACACCTACTAGAACGTCATCGCTAACAGATAACCTGCTTATGCTACCAAAGCAGCTCTAGCTATTTTATTGGGGGAGCaagaagggggtgggggagtgggctggtgcatagccaggatttacagggggaggggttacacaggaaaatgtattttttatgtttggagggtgcaggatatttttttattcatgcCTCAATAAAAATTCAATATAAATTAACCACAATTTTCTTAATTTTCCTGCTCTCAAAATGCGACACGTGACAACAAAGGAATAATGAGGGCTTC from the Nematostella vectensis chromosome 4, jaNemVect1.1, whole genome shotgun sequence genome contains:
- the LOC5513763 gene encoding splicing factor ESS-2 homolog translates to MALVKRDDNLAVAVPESAKNVSKKNVKVLDEDTYVQSVDKIIQRDFFPELSKLRAQHEYLDAVEHNDTERLREISSRYQSNQTPHLATPATFDTPSTIQGTPLRQGEVSSMHREQPNQSQEGDKRTKDPSNLPLDKFLAKHTSEDNASFEQIMETAREKHREKYEWLYKKEEEHSEIQQASLALPSGKEGEQLMIEQRPAMVETWTYKNKNALMYVPEGTEHSVIEQIEKKAKGTQEVMHENTRFSRNPFPDASCSGMLADASAAKLAQQQGKIGVDGQVIAPSETPKVNGFGFIATPSPAPGVDASPLMTWGSIDGTPFRLDGSDTPKPSTPGPGFRMPEPKPREKLGHALAERVSRQHRDKKRDARARAAAMIGSSQGQPSSVKRLNSMSPAAQLLASKRLGIRMGTDKALQASYTPSPSHRGEATPKSTPGHSTPRTPKTPGMSTPTRTSSLTDNLLMLPKQL